One window of Mesorhizobium sp. PAMC28654 genomic DNA carries:
- a CDS encoding glyoxalase superfamily protein, which yields MLAYRDAKTMAKAMREVLAARDLTISHSEALEIVARQFGLANWNILSAKIEAPVAKPDTIIFERTALIVRIFDVAKAHEFYLGYLGFTVDWEHRYGDNFPLYTQVSRENLVLHLSEHAGDATPGGNMVVYMKGIRELHKELAAKDYRYMKPGLEHEDGRLTVEVIDPFSNHIRFMELTGE from the coding sequence ATGCTTGCCTATCGCGATGCCAAGACCATGGCGAAAGCCATGCGGGAGGTGCTTGCCGCCCGCGACCTGACGATCAGCCACAGCGAAGCCCTGGAGATCGTCGCGCGCCAGTTTGGACTGGCGAACTGGAATATCCTGTCGGCCAAGATCGAAGCGCCGGTCGCCAAGCCGGACACGATCATCTTCGAACGCACGGCGCTGATCGTGCGCATCTTCGACGTCGCCAAGGCACACGAATTCTATCTCGGCTACCTCGGCTTCACGGTGGACTGGGAGCACCGCTACGGCGACAATTTCCCGCTCTATACGCAGGTCTCGCGCGAAAACCTTGTCCTGCATTTGTCCGAACATGCCGGCGACGCGACGCCAGGCGGCAACATGGTTGTCTACATGAAGGGTATCCGCGAGTTGCACAAAGAGCTCGCTGCCAAGGACTACCGCTACATGAAGCCCGGTTTGGAACACGAGGATGGGCGGCTGACGGTCGAGGTCATCGACCCGTTCAGCAACCACATCCGCTTCATGGAACTCACCGGCGAATGA
- a CDS encoding dihydrofolate reductase family protein — protein sequence MSRLRVNAFTLSLDGYGAGPDQDLQNPLGVGGQGLHKWAFSTRTFRKMFGQEGGATGADEDFAARSFENVGAWILGRNMFGPIRGEWPDDNWKGWWGDIPPYHVPVFVLTHYKRAPIIMEGGTTFHFVTDGIHSALEQAKSAAEGKDVRVGGGVDTIRQYLQERLIDEMHLAISPVLLGRGENLFAGLDMLKLGYQCSEQVATALATHVIIKRA from the coding sequence ATGTCCAGACTTCGCGTCAACGCATTCACCCTGTCGCTCGACGGCTATGGCGCTGGTCCCGATCAGGATTTGCAAAATCCGCTCGGCGTCGGCGGACAGGGCCTGCATAAATGGGCCTTCAGCACCCGCACATTCCGCAAGATGTTCGGCCAGGAAGGCGGCGCGACCGGGGCCGACGAGGACTTTGCCGCGCGCAGCTTCGAGAATGTCGGCGCCTGGATCCTGGGCCGCAATATGTTCGGCCCGATCCGCGGCGAATGGCCCGACGACAACTGGAAGGGCTGGTGGGGCGACATCCCGCCCTATCATGTGCCGGTGTTCGTGCTGACGCACTACAAGCGGGCGCCCATTATCATGGAAGGCGGCACCACCTTCCACTTCGTGACCGACGGCATCCATTCGGCTCTCGAGCAGGCGAAGTCGGCGGCTGAAGGCAAGGACGTGCGGGTCGGCGGCGGCGTCGACACGATCCGTCAGTATCTGCAGGAGAGGCTGATCGACGAGATGCATCTCGCGATCTCCCCAGTGCTGCTTGGCAGGGGCGAGAATCTTTTCGCCGGCCTGGATATGTTGAAGCTAGGCTACCAGTGCAGCGAGCAGGTGGCGACGGCGCTTGCCACCCACGTCATCATCAAGCGAGCCTAG
- a CDS encoding glycosyl transferase family 90, producing MATILRNSVKVFYYARNALRDVAPQALFRRRLAARLGQAMLPDETIRERLKLYNKLRNAFVPSPDAVPVRRLPFSPSMYYYDLKEFARYFDPGLLIDLEFGDVRKVPKMPSVVKDRPITADNSNAVIMKLDKFRHFHMPADKIPFLDKRPAVVWRGHLNNPIRTRFLEAVRDLPFCDAGTPNKKAAEQYRKPYLTIAQHKQYRYIVSLEGNDVATNLKWIMSSNSLCLMPPPTYETWFAESRLEANVHYASLERDFSDLSEKVRYFERHPEEAQRIVSSANAYCRTFADERAEQAISLLVLYKYFVLSGQVEPDAEVWRYISG from the coding sequence ATGGCAACGATTCTACGAAATTCCGTCAAGGTATTTTACTACGCGCGCAACGCCTTGCGTGATGTGGCGCCGCAGGCTTTGTTCCGCCGCAGGCTGGCCGCGCGACTTGGCCAAGCCATGCTCCCGGACGAGACGATCCGCGAACGGTTGAAGCTTTACAACAAGCTGCGGAACGCTTTCGTGCCAAGCCCCGATGCGGTGCCTGTGCGCCGGCTGCCGTTTTCGCCCAGCATGTACTATTACGATCTCAAGGAATTTGCCCGCTACTTTGATCCCGGCTTGCTGATCGATCTTGAGTTTGGCGACGTCAGAAAAGTGCCAAAGATGCCATCGGTCGTGAAGGATCGGCCGATCACGGCGGACAACAGCAATGCCGTGATCATGAAGCTCGACAAATTCCGTCACTTCCATATGCCCGCGGACAAAATTCCTTTTCTAGACAAGCGCCCCGCTGTCGTCTGGCGCGGCCATCTCAACAATCCGATACGGACACGGTTTCTGGAAGCCGTTCGCGATCTGCCTTTCTGCGATGCGGGCACGCCTAACAAGAAGGCGGCGGAACAATACCGCAAGCCCTATCTGACCATCGCCCAACATAAGCAGTACCGCTACATCGTTTCGCTCGAAGGCAATGATGTGGCGACCAATCTGAAATGGATCATGAGCTCGAATTCGCTCTGTTTGATGCCGCCGCCGACATACGAGACCTGGTTCGCCGAAAGCCGACTCGAAGCGAACGTTCATTACGCGTCGCTCGAACGGGATTTCTCCGATCTTTCGGAGAAGGTGCGTTATTTCGAACGGCATCCCGAGGAAGCGCAACGCATCGTCTCGTCGGCGAATGCCTATTGCCGGACGTTCGCGGATGAGCGGGCCGAGCAGGCGATTTCCCTGCTCGTCCTCTACAAATATTTCGTGCTCAGTGGCCAGGTCGAGCCTGATGCCGAGGTCTGGCGCTACATTTCAGGCTGA
- a CDS encoding DUF982 domain-containing protein: MENNRFETPITVKSATAGTTQLLRSAREASDYLLNSWPGKRSPKHRAALQACHDALAGDKPAMNARRAFIAAAREVDVFVSDKAPV; this comes from the coding sequence ATGGAAAACAACCGATTTGAAACACCCATCACCGTCAAATCGGCGACGGCGGGAACCACTCAGCTCTTGCGTTCGGCGCGGGAGGCTTCGGATTACCTTCTCAACAGCTGGCCCGGCAAGCGCAGCCCCAAGCACCGCGCGGCGTTGCAGGCCTGTCACGATGCGCTGGCCGGCGACAAGCCGGCCATGAACGCCAGGCGCGCCTTTATCGCCGCGGCGCGCGAGGTGGATGTTTTCGTCAGCGACAAGGCGCCGGTCTGA
- a CDS encoding GntR family transcriptional regulator encodes MSQLQNVERQLREMILGLEIGPGERLTERWIESRFGASRTPVRAALLRLETEGLICRDGRGWTASPINLAELEQIAVYREAVEVAAVRLTCRLEERSVVDVIEAMLDSCDGNTPREEWHRVGMDFHIELARLSGNEFLFRAVRDAMTRLSRARWLEVRDEAALGRAWAEHRAILAAVRTGDADDAATRLSAHIVGSRDRLVTSLHNDRRGLRARGFAVVAA; translated from the coding sequence ATGTCGCAGTTGCAGAATGTCGAAAGACAACTTCGGGAAATGATTCTTGGCCTCGAGATCGGCCCCGGCGAACGCTTGACCGAACGGTGGATCGAAAGCCGGTTCGGAGCATCGCGCACTCCGGTGCGGGCGGCATTGCTAAGGCTCGAAACCGAAGGCTTGATCTGCCGAGACGGGCGCGGCTGGACCGCCTCGCCCATCAATCTCGCGGAACTCGAGCAGATCGCTGTTTATCGCGAGGCGGTGGAGGTCGCGGCGGTGCGGCTGACCTGCAGACTTGAGGAGCGGAGTGTTGTCGATGTCATCGAGGCGATGCTCGATTCCTGCGACGGCAACACGCCACGCGAGGAATGGCATCGCGTCGGCATGGATTTTCACATTGAACTGGCCCGGCTCTCCGGCAACGAATTTCTGTTCCGGGCCGTTCGCGATGCCATGACGCGTCTCTCCAGAGCGCGTTGGCTGGAGGTTCGCGACGAGGCGGCGCTTGGTCGCGCCTGGGCTGAACACCGCGCCATTCTGGCGGCGGTGCGAACCGGCGATGCCGATGACGCGGCAACCAGGCTATCGGCCCATATTGTCGGCAGCCGCGACCGGCTGGTGACGTCGCTGCACAATGACAGGCGCGGCCTGCGTGCCAGGGGATTTGCCGTTGTCGCGGCCTGA
- a CDS encoding multidrug efflux MFS transporter, which yields MPQNPSPAVDGVYNIHWRRNLFVCVAGSFSTLVAMTLLLPFLPLYVEQLGAEGHAAIVQWSGIAYGATFFAAALVAPLWGRLGDRYGRKVMLVRASFGMAICMSLTGMVETVWQLVLLRLLIGFAGGYSSGSTILVAMQTPKDRSGWALGILSAGITAGALVGPLLGGALPPLIGIRTTFLLSGAVIFLAFLATTFLIKENARPASAVSASKEKPKGGWAQIPDKRPVVAMLATGMLLSFATMSIEPIITVYVQQLIEDQTRVTLISGVVMSAAALGAILSASRLGKLADRIGHWNVIIGALSVSALLLIPQAFVTNGWQLVGLRFLMGLALGGLLPCITSVIRHNVPDGVGGNVLGLSISAQYVGQVAGPLLGGFVGGHFGMRAVFLGTSVLMAFGAVYNWFVQSRRERNMLLEAGKS from the coding sequence ATGCCGCAGAACCCCTCTCCCGCCGTGGACGGCGTCTACAACATCCATTGGCGGCGCAACCTGTTTGTCTGCGTTGCCGGCTCATTCAGCACGCTGGTCGCGATGACGCTGCTGCTGCCCTTTCTCCCGCTCTATGTCGAGCAACTGGGCGCCGAGGGTCACGCGGCGATCGTGCAATGGTCCGGCATCGCCTATGGCGCGACATTCTTCGCAGCCGCGCTGGTAGCACCGCTGTGGGGGCGGCTTGGCGACCGCTACGGGCGCAAGGTGATGCTGGTGCGCGCCAGCTTCGGCATGGCCATCTGCATGTCACTGACCGGGATGGTCGAAACTGTCTGGCAATTGGTGCTGCTGCGCCTGCTGATCGGCTTTGCCGGCGGTTATTCGTCGGGCTCGACCATACTGGTCGCCATGCAAACGCCGAAGGATCGTTCCGGCTGGGCGCTTGGCATACTGTCGGCGGGCATCACCGCCGGCGCACTGGTCGGCCCCCTGCTTGGCGGCGCCCTGCCGCCATTGATCGGAATCCGCACGACATTCCTTTTGTCCGGCGCTGTGATCTTCCTGGCATTCCTGGCAACGACGTTTCTCATCAAGGAGAACGCCCGGCCCGCATCGGCAGTCTCGGCATCCAAGGAGAAACCGAAAGGCGGCTGGGCGCAAATTCCCGACAAGCGTCCGGTCGTCGCCATGCTGGCGACCGGCATGCTGCTAAGCTTCGCCACCATGTCGATCGAGCCGATCATCACGGTCTATGTGCAGCAGTTGATCGAAGACCAGACCCGGGTCACGCTGATCTCCGGCGTCGTCATGTCGGCGGCGGCGCTCGGCGCCATCCTGTCGGCCTCGCGTCTCGGCAAGCTCGCCGACCGCATCGGCCATTGGAACGTCATCATCGGCGCGCTTTCAGTCTCGGCCCTGCTCCTGATCCCGCAGGCCTTCGTCACCAATGGCTGGCAACTCGTCGGGCTGCGCTTCCTGATGGGACTGGCGCTGGGTGGCCTCCTGCCCTGCATCACCAGCGTGATCAGGCACAATGTCCCTGACGGCGTCGGCGGCAATGTGCTGGGGCTTTCGATATCCGCCCAATATGTCGGACAGGTCGCCGGCCCGTTGCTCGGCGGCTTCGTCGGCGGTCATTTCGGCATGCGGGCGGTATTTCTGGGAACGTCCGTGCTGATGGCCTTTGGAGCCGTGTATAACTGGTTTGTCCAATCGCGCCGCGAACGCAACATGTTATTGGAGGCAGGCAAATCCTGA
- a CDS encoding DUF423 domain-containing protein: MKTAEQPAGGPILVFAGGLCGAAGVALSAAAAHLGGAFVATAASFLLMHAPVFLAVGLLGGNRVLRIGSFVLLAGLLLFCGDLLARDFVGSRLFPMSAPIGGTLLIGGWLVMAASALVRKPV, translated from the coding sequence ATGAAAACTGCCGAACAACCCGCTGGCGGCCCTATCCTCGTCTTCGCCGGCGGCCTTTGTGGCGCGGCCGGCGTGGCGCTCTCCGCGGCGGCGGCGCACCTGGGCGGTGCTTTTGTCGCGACGGCCGCGTCGTTCCTGCTCATGCACGCGCCGGTTTTCCTTGCCGTCGGACTGCTCGGGGGAAACCGGGTGCTTCGCATCGGAAGCTTCGTCCTGCTGGCCGGGCTTCTGCTGTTTTGCGGCGACTTGCTGGCTCGCGACTTTGTTGGCTCCAGGCTGTTCCCGATGTCGGCGCCAATCGGTGGCACCTTGCTCATCGGCGGCTGGCTGGTGATGGCCGCCTCCGCATTGGTGCGAAAGCCAGTCTAA
- a CDS encoding LacI family DNA-binding transcriptional regulator: MAPQTARKTRPIRLADIAKAAGVSHGTASNVFSHPEIVREEVRERVRAAAEAMGYAGPDPKGRLLRAGKVNAIGVATAEPLSYFFDDPFARTMMAGISEGCDATGAGIALVSAVNEEKLAWNIQSALVDGFILFCIEGGSRLVTLTRERKLPFVALELGFEDEDISAIGVDNVAGARLAASHLAELGHRRFAVLALPLIDNSTGPVSPEQILAARYTATRDRLVGYFEALSPFGVDTSRVPTYETGNDELSTRAGLEWIFAGSELPTAILAMSDRIAMFALEWLSDRGLAVPGDVSVVGFDGVPDAAFCIPPLTTIAQPIAEIGRRAARAILDFDGTVRRETLGVELVVRASAGPAKA; encoded by the coding sequence ATGGCGCCACAGACCGCGAGAAAGACAAGGCCGATCCGGCTGGCCGACATCGCCAAGGCGGCTGGTGTGTCACACGGGACTGCCTCCAACGTGTTCAGCCATCCCGAGATCGTGCGCGAGGAGGTTCGCGAGCGGGTCCGGGCGGCAGCCGAGGCCATGGGTTATGCAGGCCCAGACCCCAAGGGGCGACTGTTGCGTGCGGGCAAGGTCAATGCCATCGGCGTGGCGACGGCCGAGCCCCTTTCCTATTTCTTCGATGACCCGTTTGCCCGGACCATGATGGCCGGCATCTCCGAAGGGTGCGACGCCACCGGCGCCGGCATAGCGTTGGTGTCAGCCGTCAATGAGGAAAAACTCGCCTGGAATATCCAGAGTGCGCTGGTCGATGGTTTCATCCTGTTTTGCATCGAAGGCGGCTCGCGTCTCGTCACCCTGACACGCGAGCGCAAACTGCCCTTCGTGGCGCTCGAACTCGGCTTCGAGGATGAGGACATTTCCGCGATCGGCGTCGACAATGTCGCCGGTGCGCGCCTTGCTGCTAGCCATCTGGCGGAGCTTGGGCACCGCCGCTTCGCGGTGCTGGCCCTGCCCTTAATCGACAACAGCACCGGTCCCGTCTCGCCGGAACAGATCCTGGCTGCCCGCTACACAGCGACACGCGACCGCCTCGTCGGCTATTTCGAGGCGCTTTCACCGTTCGGCGTCGATACGTCCAGAGTGCCGACCTACGAAACCGGCAATGACGAGCTCTCGACCAGGGCAGGCCTCGAATGGATCTTCGCTGGCAGCGAACTGCCCACCGCCATCCTGGCGATGTCGGACAGGATCGCGATGTTCGCGCTTGAATGGCTGAGCGATCGCGGTCTCGCCGTTCCCGGCGACGTCTCCGTCGTCGGCTTCGACGGCGTGCCCGACGCGGCGTTCTGCATCCCCCCGCTGACCACCATCGCCCAGCCGATTGCCGAGATCGGCCGCAGGGCGGCGCGAGCGATCCTCGATTTCGACGGGACCGTGCGGCGCGAGACGCTGGGCGTGGAGCTTGTCGTCAGAGCCTCCGCCGGTCCGGCGAAGGCCTGA
- a CDS encoding OpgC family protein has protein sequence MTTPVSPERDTRIDVFRALALLTIYVDHVPGTAYEHLTYKNFGFSDAAEAFVLISGISVALAYGAKFQPGGRLLATLKLWRRAGVLYVAHIVATMMVIAIFCAASVLAKRPDLLTFINIEPLIKNTPEVVVGIVTLGHQLGYNNILPVYSVLLLMAPFWLLFINRWPWAALVVSAALWLAAGIYQIAPLNYPEPGFWFLNPLSWQFLFNIGLAGMLRVRRGGAIPVNRWLVGAALAYTVTALVWVHSPLWGQISWFGLPPVLTGFDKTFLSLPRLLHILAVSYLVVALPAFSNLFRTAPDHPLAILGKHSLPVFIAGTVIAMVAQVMKQINAGGFAYDSLLLASGIGMQFALAFYLEWLSGIGWSGKARSARDATPAVGPAFGVRAMATSR, from the coding sequence ATGACCACCCCTGTTTCGCCGGAACGCGACACCCGGATCGACGTGTTTCGCGCTCTCGCTTTGCTCACGATATACGTCGATCATGTTCCCGGCACGGCCTATGAACATCTGACCTACAAGAATTTCGGTTTCTCCGATGCGGCGGAAGCCTTCGTGCTGATTTCCGGCATCTCCGTCGCGCTCGCCTATGGCGCGAAATTCCAGCCGGGCGGCCGGCTGCTTGCGACACTCAAGCTATGGCGGCGCGCGGGCGTCCTCTATGTCGCCCATATCGTCGCGACAATGATGGTGATCGCCATCTTCTGCGCGGCGTCGGTGTTGGCAAAGCGACCCGACCTGCTGACATTCATCAACATCGAGCCGCTGATCAAGAACACGCCGGAAGTCGTAGTCGGCATCGTGACGCTCGGCCATCAGCTCGGTTACAACAACATACTGCCCGTCTATTCGGTGCTGCTGCTGATGGCGCCTTTTTGGCTGCTGTTCATCAACCGGTGGCCATGGGCGGCGCTCGTTGTGTCAGCGGCCCTGTGGCTGGCCGCGGGCATCTATCAGATCGCTCCGCTGAATTATCCGGAACCCGGTTTCTGGTTCCTCAATCCGCTGTCATGGCAATTCCTCTTCAACATTGGCCTTGCCGGCATGCTGCGTGTGCGGCGTGGCGGCGCCATTCCGGTCAACCGTTGGCTGGTTGGCGCTGCCCTGGCCTACACTGTCACGGCGCTGGTGTGGGTGCATAGCCCGCTCTGGGGTCAGATCTCCTGGTTTGGCCTGCCACCCGTGCTGACCGGCTTCGACAAGACGTTTCTTTCGTTGCCCCGGTTGCTTCATATCCTGGCGGTCAGCTATCTGGTCGTTGCCCTTCCAGCGTTCTCGAACCTGTTCCGCACCGCGCCTGACCATCCACTCGCCATCCTGGGCAAGCATTCACTGCCGGTCTTCATTGCCGGCACCGTGATCGCGATGGTGGCGCAGGTGATGAAGCAGATCAATGCAGGCGGGTTCGCCTATGACAGCCTGCTGCTTGCCAGCGGCATCGGCATGCAGTTCGCACTCGCCTTCTATCTTGAGTGGCTCTCCGGCATCGGTTGGTCCGGGAAAGCCCGGTCTGCTCGAGATGCCACGCCAGCTGTCGGCCCGGCTTTTGGCGTGCGGGCCATGGCGACAAGCCGGTAG
- a CDS encoding alpha/beta hydrolase, with translation MSRSGETGVVIGRALKAGCHYRAMRPPTHGFDSSRGNDIGKKTGSNAPGSINFRGARKYRVYKPAKQPEMPRNQKDVIIMDELPGDGEPQSWLGFSYRLFRPDDASDETLFLLHGSGVDEMTLVPLGRQIAQRAVLVAVRGRIPQEDGFRWFTRITPTRFEQESIRSETHAFANFATEIAARHALDLWRTTFLGYSNGANLVSSLMLLHPGLVAQAALLRAMPVLDAVPPMDLSAARVLVITGEADLTYAPFAPALEALLELHGAKVEARTVSSGHEFGPPDAAIVKQWLAEPATVSGIG, from the coding sequence GTGTCGCGTTCCGGCGAAACAGGGGTGGTCATCGGTAGGGCCCTCAAAGCTGGTTGTCATTACCGGGCAATGCGACCCCCGACGCACGGCTTCGATTCCTCCCGCGGGAACGATATCGGAAAGAAAACGGGCTCAAATGCGCCTGGTTCAATCAACTTTCGCGGAGCACGAAAATATCGCGTTTACAAACCGGCAAAACAGCCGGAAATGCCGCGCAATCAAAAGGATGTGATCATCATGGACGAGCTGCCGGGAGACGGTGAACCGCAGTCCTGGCTGGGCTTTTCCTACCGCCTCTTTAGGCCTGATGACGCAAGCGACGAAACCCTGTTCCTGCTGCATGGATCCGGTGTCGACGAGATGACGCTGGTGCCTCTTGGCAGGCAGATCGCACAGCGCGCGGTGCTCGTTGCGGTTCGCGGCCGTATCCCACAGGAAGATGGTTTCCGCTGGTTCACCCGGATCACGCCGACGCGTTTCGAGCAGGAAAGCATCCGAAGCGAGACACATGCGTTCGCGAATTTCGCCACCGAGATCGCGGCGCGTCACGCGCTCGACCTCTGGCGAACGACATTCCTTGGTTATTCCAATGGCGCCAATCTGGTTTCCAGCCTGATGCTGTTGCATCCGGGCCTCGTCGCGCAGGCCGCGCTTCTGCGCGCTATGCCGGTGCTGGATGCAGTTCCGCCTATGGACCTGTCGGCGGCGCGCGTGCTGGTCATAACCGGCGAAGCCGACCTGACCTATGCGCCCTTCGCGCCGGCACTCGAGGCGCTGCTTGAACTGCATGGCGCCAAGGTCGAAGCGCGGACCGTTTCTTCCGGCCATGAATTCGGGCCTCCAGACGCGGCTATTGTCAAGCAATGGCTGGCAGAGCCGGCCACCGTATCGGGAATTGGCTAA
- a CDS encoding TetR/AcrR family transcriptional regulator C-terminal domain-containing protein, producing the protein MIVAEALSLLNEVGMDALSTRLLAERLKVQQPALYWHFRNKRTLLDAMNDELLRRGHKHRAPRQGEDWRDFVRNNARSFRGALIAYRDGARVHAGTEANAEDLGHFEGLLHFMMGEGMIAHQAMDLLLAVGRYTVGCVMEEQADAPEGPGRGAALDAAAEPYPLLHSALSHYRVGGHEAQFESGLDLLIAGTEAKMNKAL; encoded by the coding sequence TTGATCGTCGCCGAGGCGCTGTCGCTGCTCAATGAGGTCGGCATGGACGCGCTGTCCACGCGCCTGCTGGCCGAGCGGTTGAAGGTTCAGCAGCCCGCGCTTTACTGGCATTTCAGGAACAAGCGTACCCTGCTCGACGCAATGAACGACGAGTTGCTAAGGCGCGGACACAAGCACAGGGCACCGCGACAGGGCGAGGACTGGCGGGATTTCGTGCGCAACAATGCCCGCAGTTTTCGCGGTGCATTGATTGCCTACCGGGACGGCGCGCGCGTCCATGCGGGGACGGAGGCCAACGCCGAGGACCTGGGACATTTCGAAGGGCTGCTGCATTTCATGATGGGCGAGGGCATGATCGCTCACCAGGCGATGGACCTGCTTCTGGCAGTCGGCCGATATACGGTTGGCTGTGTCATGGAGGAGCAGGCCGATGCGCCTGAAGGGCCGGGTCGGGGCGCTGCCCTGGACGCGGCCGCGGAGCCTTATCCGCTGCTGCACTCGGCACTATCCCATTACCGTGTTGGCGGTCACGAGGCGCAGTTCGAAAGTGGCCTCGATCTGCTGATCGCAGGAACCGAGGCCAAGATGAACAAGGCCCTGTGA
- the sthA gene encoding Si-specific NAD(P)(+) transhydrogenase yields the protein MDYDMLVIGSGPSGRRAAVQSAKLGKSVLVVDRGRRLGGVSVHTGTIPSKTLRETVLNLSGWRERGFYGRGYRVKQDISVGDLVERLHKTLDHEVEVLQHQFMRNTVKSARAAVKFIGPNKVSLTTDTGDYSEVGFAHALIAVGTRPHRPHDVPFDKTRVFDSDEMLELAHLPRTLTVIGGGVIGVEYATIFSALDVPVTLVEPRNSILDFVDREIVDDFIHQMRDRGMTIRLGSAVKEIRSKPETAEVELADGRTIRSEVVLYAAGRTGNVGSLGLDVVGIEADSRGRIKVDPQTFQTTAPNIYAAGDVIGFPSLASTSMEQGRVAACHAFGVPLPPPPETFPYGIYAVPEISTVGQSEEQVRESGAAYEVGVARFRETSRGHIMGVDTGFLKLLFSIETRRLLGAHIVGEGATELIHIGQAVINLGGTVDFFVNNTFNYPTLAEAYKIAGLDAWNRMGRA from the coding sequence ATGGACTACGACATGCTGGTTATCGGCAGCGGGCCTTCCGGGCGCCGTGCCGCGGTGCAGTCGGCCAAGCTCGGGAAATCGGTCCTGGTGGTTGACAGGGGCCGACGCCTGGGTGGCGTCTCCGTGCATACCGGCACCATTCCCTCGAAGACACTGCGCGAGACGGTGCTGAACCTTTCGGGCTGGCGCGAGCGCGGCTTCTACGGGCGCGGCTATCGGGTCAAGCAGGACATTTCTGTCGGCGATCTGGTCGAGCGCCTGCACAAGACCCTCGACCACGAGGTGGAGGTGCTGCAGCACCAATTCATGCGCAACACGGTCAAGAGCGCGCGCGCCGCGGTAAAATTCATCGGCCCCAACAAGGTCAGCCTGACCACGGATACTGGCGACTACAGCGAGGTCGGCTTCGCACACGCCCTGATCGCGGTCGGCACAAGGCCGCATCGACCGCACGATGTACCTTTCGACAAGACCCGTGTCTTCGACAGCGACGAGATGCTGGAGCTCGCCCACCTGCCGCGCACGCTGACCGTGATCGGCGGCGGCGTCATCGGCGTCGAATACGCGACGATCTTTTCCGCGCTCGACGTGCCGGTGACGCTGGTCGAGCCGCGCAATTCCATCCTTGATTTCGTCGACCGCGAGATCGTTGACGATTTCATCCACCAGATGCGCGATCGCGGCATGACGATCCGGCTGGGCAGCGCCGTGAAGGAAATCCGGTCCAAGCCGGAAACCGCCGAGGTGGAACTGGCTGATGGCCGCACCATTCGTTCGGAGGTCGTGCTCTACGCCGCCGGCCGCACCGGCAATGTCGGCAGCCTGGGCCTGGATGTGGTGGGCATCGAGGCCGACTCAAGGGGCCGCATCAAGGTCGATCCGCAAACCTTCCAGACAACCGCGCCCAACATCTATGCCGCCGGCGATGTCATCGGTTTTCCGAGCCTCGCTTCAACTTCGATGGAGCAGGGCAGGGTGGCGGCCTGCCACGCCTTTGGCGTGCCCTTGCCTCCACCGCCGGAAACCTTTCCCTACGGCATTTATGCCGTGCCGGAAATCTCCACGGTCGGCCAGTCCGAGGAACAGGTGCGTGAGAGCGGCGCCGCCTATGAGGTTGGCGTCGCGCGCTTTCGCGAAACCTCGCGTGGCCACATCATGGGCGTCGATACTGGCTTCCTGAAGCTGCTGTTCTCGATCGAAACGCGCCGTCTGCTCGGCGCGCATATTGTCGGCGAGGGCGCCACTGAGCTCATTCACATTGGCCAGGCCGTCATCAATCTCGGTGGCACTGTCGACTTCTTCGTCAACAACACCTTCAATTATCCGACATTGGCCGAGGCCTACAAGATCGCCGGGCTGGACGCCTGGAACCGGATGGGGCGGGCGTAG
- a CDS encoding RDD family protein — protein sequence MNARVLDGEIITGRLDDTRAYEGVRTRRILAFVIDYCIVILLTIPFAILVFLLGILTLGLGWMLFSILIPAVAILYIWNTLGSTDQATIGMKMMGIRLDRLDGRPIDGMTAVVHSVLFWAGNVILSPLVLLVTLFSDRKRTLHDLLLGTVVSRAGR from the coding sequence ATGAACGCTCGCGTTCTCGACGGCGAAATCATCACTGGCAGGCTCGACGACACCCGGGCCTATGAGGGCGTGCGCACACGGCGCATCCTGGCCTTCGTGATCGACTACTGCATCGTCATCCTGCTCACAATTCCATTCGCGATCCTGGTGTTTCTGCTGGGCATCCTGACGCTCGGCCTTGGCTGGATGCTGTTTTCCATCCTCATACCGGCCGTCGCCATCCTCTACATTTGGAACACGCTGGGCAGCACTGACCAGGCCACCATCGGCATGAAGATGATGGGAATCCGTCTTGACCGTCTGGACGGCAGGCCGATCGACGGCATGACCGCTGTCGTGCATTCGGTGCTGTTCTGGGCGGGCAACGTCATCCTGTCGCCGCTGGTCCTTCTGGTGACACTGTTTTCGGATCGCAAGCGCACGCTGCACGATCTGCTGCTTGGCACCGTGGTCAGCCGGGCGGGTCGCTGA